In Pseudomonadota bacterium, the following are encoded in one genomic region:
- a CDS encoding DnaJ domain-containing protein: MTLDPKRDGRRALFSLALDFYRQPLRHRGWVNAARPLPAGVGDLLASMAAGSGSLERRAASLGVTPEELREAGRFFIRQVWLVEGADPYRTLGLAPGASLEQVRDHYRKLIRLYHPDRAGALGEWDTAYAARINRAYRLLRDPGTRPDPVGRTQPAGGPVPKRRNSPGHSPTKVPSRRWRRPAILRWLFKTSRGEPGARPQRRPASRLFQRLGLGLSLAAVTASALFIAHHLIVLYASLAAEGLRPMPPLDVAGPSGLPASREAGSSCRGPLPVAAGLPGPILRDPAEQAALLTALAALPMRPAGCTRENGALGQIGSSRSVWTPYTSPEGRAW, from the coding sequence TTGACGCTGGACCCGAAGCGGGACGGGCGTCGGGCGCTTTTCAGCCTGGCGCTCGACTTCTATCGGCAACCGCTGCGCCACCGGGGGTGGGTCAACGCCGCCCGCCCCTTGCCCGCGGGGGTCGGGGACCTCCTTGCGAGCATGGCCGCCGGTTCGGGGTCCCTGGAACGGCGCGCGGCATCACTCGGCGTCACCCCCGAAGAGCTGCGTGAGGCGGGGCGCTTCTTTATTCGCCAGGTGTGGTTGGTCGAGGGCGCAGACCCCTATCGTACGCTGGGCCTGGCGCCGGGGGCGAGCCTCGAGCAAGTCCGCGACCACTACCGAAAGCTGATCCGCCTCTATCACCCCGACCGCGCGGGGGCACTGGGTGAGTGGGACACCGCCTATGCCGCCCGCATCAACCGGGCCTACCGCCTGCTGCGCGATCCCGGGACACGGCCGGACCCCGTCGGCCGGACCCAGCCTGCGGGAGGTCCGGTGCCAAAGCGGCGCAACTCCCCGGGACACTCACCCACGAAGGTGCCGTCTCGACGGTGGCGGCGCCCAGCCATTCTGCGATGGCTCTTCAAGACTTCCCGGGGTGAGCCAGGTGCCCGTCCGCAGCGCCGTCCTGCGAGCCGCCTCTTTCAGCGCCTGGGGCTCGGCCTGAGCCTGGCCGCGGTCACCGCCAGCGCCCTGTTCATCGCCCATCACCTCATCGTCCTGTACGCCTCGCTAGCGGCAGAGGGTCTCAGGCCCATGCCGCCTCTGGACGTTGCGGGTCCTTCGGGCCTGCCCGCCTCCAGGGAGGCGGGCAGCTCCTGCCGTGGCCCCCTCCCCGTCGCGGCCGGACTTCCGGGCCCTATTCTCCGAGACCCGGCCGAGCAGGCCGCGCTCCTTACCGCCCTGGCTGCCCTCCCCATGAGGCCAGCGGGCTGCACCCGCGAAAACGGCGCCTTGGGCCAGATTGGTTCGAGCCGGTCAGTTTGGACTCCCTATACCTCCCCCGAGGGCCGAGCATGGTAG
- a CDS encoding polysaccharide biosynthesis tyrosine autokinase has protein sequence MSPQVSPQVSPQESLPAERPATGLKPFEASYGESETYEGLGLRGYWRVLVKRKWTVLVFLSITVALTATATFLTTPIYRATTMLQIDREAPKVVQYEAVTPAETDTFDPQFYQTQYDLLKSHSLAERVVEQLNLAQHPAFQGDGQGRSILGLGAEASAQEAATDPREVRSSLAARLLDSLTVEPIRNSKLVKIHYDWPDPALAAQIVQVLAQTFIQLSLERRFDAASYAKNFLEQRLAQVKGRLEDSDQALVAFARSQGILNVDNVDGEKQTLAMQKLQAMSAALAEARKERIAAESLYREALAAQGHGLSRILDNWTINRLKQVKVELEAIYQEQRVTLKPDYPKMQQLSSRITEVEDQIDREVGAIHEALRGDYQAAQRKEAMLNSETAEVTSEVMRLRDQTSQYNILMREVDTNRTLYDGLLQRLKEVGVVGGVSLNNLSVIDAAEVPKDPIRPNVPINLLLGVALGLLGGIGLAFLFEHLDDTVKLPEDLERLARLPVLGVLPKLPSSTAATLATSAYDDPRSAIAEATRSLRTALLFSTPVGAPRVLHFTSPSVAEGKTTIALNLGITFTQLGYKVLLIDCDLRRPALHRVLDLDTNRGLTHFLTSESIGPGDVTQDAHIPNLFAIPAGPVPPNPAELLESARMVDFLALAKEKFDYVLLDGPPILGLADGLILASLARSTVVVVEAAATRHDHLIGALKRLAGVQARVLGGVFNKLSRRDSAYSYYHSYYYYGNETPPERRLPA, from the coding sequence ATGTCGCCCCAGGTGTCGCCCCAGGTGTCGCCCCAAGAGTCCCTTCCTGCGGAGCGGCCGGCCACCGGCCTGAAACCCTTTGAGGCCTCCTATGGTGAGTCAGAAACCTACGAGGGGCTGGGTCTGCGCGGCTACTGGCGGGTGCTCGTCAAGCGTAAGTGGACGGTCCTGGTGTTTTTATCTATCACCGTGGCGCTCACCGCGACGGCGACCTTCCTGACCACCCCTATCTATCGGGCCACGACGATGCTGCAGATCGACCGTGAGGCGCCCAAGGTCGTCCAATATGAGGCCGTCACCCCGGCCGAGACAGACACCTTCGACCCACAGTTCTATCAGACGCAGTATGATCTGCTCAAGAGCCACTCGCTCGCCGAGCGGGTGGTCGAACAACTGAACCTCGCGCAGCATCCGGCCTTCCAAGGGGACGGCCAGGGCCGCTCCATCCTGGGGCTTGGGGCAGAAGCCAGTGCCCAGGAGGCGGCCACCGACCCGCGCGAGGTAAGGAGCAGCCTCGCTGCCCGACTTCTCGATAGTCTCACGGTCGAACCGATCCGGAATTCCAAGCTGGTCAAGATCCACTATGACTGGCCCGACCCCGCGCTGGCTGCCCAGATCGTCCAGGTGCTCGCCCAGACCTTTATTCAATTGAGCCTGGAGCGCCGCTTTGATGCGGCCTCGTATGCCAAAAACTTCCTCGAGCAGCGGCTGGCACAAGTCAAGGGGAGGCTCGAGGACTCCGACCAGGCGCTGGTGGCCTTTGCCCGGAGCCAGGGTATCCTTAACGTCGACAACGTCGACGGCGAAAAACAGACGCTCGCCATGCAGAAGCTGCAAGCGATGAGCGCGGCCCTGGCCGAGGCGCGGAAGGAGCGCATCGCCGCCGAGAGCCTCTATCGCGAGGCGCTTGCGGCCCAGGGCCACGGCCTCAGCCGGATCCTGGACAATTGGACCATCAACAGACTGAAACAGGTCAAGGTCGAACTGGAGGCGATCTATCAGGAGCAGCGGGTGACCCTCAAACCTGACTATCCCAAGATGCAGCAGCTCAGCAGCCGGATCACCGAGGTCGAGGATCAGATCGACCGGGAGGTCGGGGCGATCCATGAGGCATTGCGAGGCGACTACCAGGCGGCCCAGCGCAAGGAGGCGATGCTGAATTCCGAAACTGCGGAGGTCACGTCAGAGGTGATGAGGCTCCGGGACCAGACCAGCCAATACAATATCCTCATGCGCGAGGTCGATACCAACCGCACGCTCTACGACGGGCTGCTGCAACGCCTGAAGGAAGTCGGGGTTGTGGGCGGCGTAAGTTTGAACAACCTCTCGGTCATCGATGCCGCGGAGGTGCCGAAGGATCCGATCCGGCCCAATGTGCCAATAAACCTTTTGTTAGGGGTGGCATTGGGATTGCTCGGGGGGATCGGTCTCGCCTTCCTTTTTGAGCACCTCGACGATACCGTCAAGCTGCCTGAAGACCTGGAGCGCCTGGCCCGGTTACCGGTGCTGGGCGTCCTGCCGAAGCTGCCCTCTTCAACCGCGGCCACGCTGGCGACCTCGGCCTACGATGACCCGCGTTCCGCCATTGCCGAGGCCACCCGCTCGCTGCGCACGGCCCTGCTGTTTTCGACACCGGTGGGTGCGCCCCGGGTATTGCATTTTACCAGCCCCTCCGTGGCCGAAGGCAAAACGACGATCGCGCTCAATCTCGGTATCACCTTTACCCAACTGGGCTACAAGGTCTTGCTGATCGACTGTGATCTGCGCCGCCCCGCCCTGCATCGGGTTTTGGATCTCGATACCAACCGTGGCCTGACCCATTTTCTGACCAGCGAGTCGATTGGGCCCGGTGATGTCACGCAGGATGCCCATATCCCTAACCTCTTTGCGATCCCGGCCGGTCCCGTGCCGCCCAACCCCGCGGAGCTCCTGGAGTCTGCCCGCATGGTAGATTTCCTGGCGCTGGCGAAGGAGAAGTTCGATTATGTGCTCCTGGATGGCCCACCCATCCTCGGTCTTGCGGACGGTCTGATCCTCGCCAGCCTGGCCCGCAGCACGGTGGTCGTGGTCGAGGCAGCCGCCACGCGCCACGATCACTTGATCGGCGCCTTGAAGCGCCTGGCGGGCGTCCAGGCGCGGGTGCTGGGCGGGGTATTCAACAAGCTTAGCCGGCGCGACAGCGCTTACAGCTACTATCACAGCTATTACTATTATGGCAACGAGACGCCGCCGGAACGGCGGTTGCCGGCTTGA